GAGCCGGGGGAAGGGGCGGGCGCCGGCGCTGTCGCTGTCATCGGGTCCCTCGCTTCGCGTAATCCTCCAGCTTGGCGGCCTGGTCCTTGGTGATGATCTGCGGTCCGGTGAGGACCGGCTTGCCGCCGCCGAGCACGTCGTCGTTGTACTTGTAGAGCCAGAGCAGGTCCACGGCCTCGTAGCCCTGGAGGTAGGGCTGCTGGTCGACGGCGAAGCCGAGCGTGCCGTCCTTCAGGCCCGCCGCGACCTTCTCGTTCAGGTCGAAGGTGTCGACCTCGGCCTTGCTGCCGGCGCTGTCCGCGGCCTTCACCGCGGTGTCCGCGAAGGGCGCGCCGAGCGTGACGACCGAGTCGATGGACTTGTCGGACTGGAGCCTGGCCTCGATGGAGGACTGCACGTCGGGCATGTTCGTGCCGGTCACGTACAGGTTCTGCATCTTGCCGTCGAAGGTCTTCTTGGCGCCCTCGCAGCGCTGCTCGTGGCCGACGTTGCCCTGCTCGTGCAGGATGCAGAGCGCCTTCTTCTTGCCGCGCTTGTTGAGCTCCTCGCCGACGGCCTCGCCCGCGATCGTCTCGTCCTGGCCGATGTGGGTGAGCGCACCGAACTCCTTGGACTCCGCGGAGCCTGAGTTCACCGTGATCACCGGGATACCGGCCTTCTTCGCGCGGGCCAGGGCGCCCTTCATCGCCGCGGGCTTGGCGAGGCTGACGATGATGCCGTCGACCTTCTTGTCGATGTACGAGTCCACCAGCTGGGCCTGCTGCTGGGCCTCGGCGTTGTGGGAGTACAGGAACTTGATGTTGTCCTTGCGGGCCGCCTGCTCGGCGCCCTCCTGGACGATGTCCCAGAACGTGTCGCCGTCACCCGAGTGGGTCACCATTCCGAACGTCCAGTTCGGCGTGTTCACCGCGGCCTTGCCCTGTGCCGTTGCCGCCTTGCGTGCGTCCTCGGCGCGCTTGCCACCGGTGCTGCTGCACCCCGCGAGGGATACCCCGAGCACCGCGACCAGCACGGCGCCCACCGCACGTACCCCTGTCTGAACCCTTGCCACGACGCCGTGCCCTTCTAGCTCTGCTCCTCGGTGAGGCCGGTCCGGATCCCCGGCCCCAGCCGCCCAAGTATCGGTCACGCGGATCACGCATGTGTTCATCGGGTACCGCGGGCGGTGTACTTCTCCAGCTTCGGCACGTCCTTCTCGGTGACGATCGCGGGTCCGGTGAGGACGGGCTTGCCGCCGCCGAGGACGTTCGCGTTGGTCTTGTAGAGCCACAGCTCGTCGATGGCGAGGTAGCCCTGCAGGTAGGGCTGCTGGTCGACGGCGAAGCCGACCTCCTTGGCCTTGAGGCGCTTGACGACCTCGGCGTTCAGGTCGAACGTGTCGACCTCCGCCGTGCTCTTCGCGTCCTCCTTGGCCTTCACCGAGATGGCGGCGATCGGCGCGCCGAGGGTGACGACGGCGTCGATGCTCTTGGTCGCCTGGAGTTTCGCGCTGATGGAGGACTGGGCTCCGGGCGCGTTGGTGCCTTCGACGTTGAGATTCTCGACCGAGCCCTTGAAGGTCTTCTTGACGCCCGCGCAGCGCTGCTCCAGGGAGACGTTGCCCTGCTCGTGGATGACGCAGAGCGCCTTCTTCTTGCCGCGCTTGGTCAGCTCGTCGCCGACCGCCTCGCCCGCCACGGACTCGTCCTGGCCGATGTGGCTGAGCGCGCCGAAGTCCGCGGAGAACTCGCCGCCGGAGTTGATCGTGACGACCGGTATCCCGGCTGCCTCGGCCTTGCCGAGGACCGCCTTCATCGCCTCGGGCTTGGCCAGGGTCACGACGATGCCGTCGACCTTCTTGTCGATCGCCGACTGGACGAGCTCGGCCTGCCCCTTGGCCTCTTTGTCGTTGGAGTAGAGGAACTCGACGTTGTCCTTGCGGGCCGCCTGCTTCGCACCGCTCTGGACGATGTCCCAGAAGGTGTCGCCCTCGCCGGAGTGCGTGACCATCGAGATCTTGAGGCGGGGCGTGTTCACGCCCTTGCCGCCTCCCCCGCCGTCACCCGACGTGTCCTCGTCGTCCTTGCCGCCGGAGCTGCTGCACCCGGCGGCGAGCGCGATGACGGCCATGCAAACGGTGATGCCTGCTGCCCTGCGGGCTGTACGCATGGTGGGACCACCTCTTCTTCCGGCCGCCCGAGTGCGGCTGGAGGAGTTCTAGCGGCGGCCGCGCGGCAGCGTCAATGGCTTTGTCAGAACATTCTGACGACCGTTGGCGAGTTGGTATCTGCGGCGGCGCGCGCACAACGCCGTCGGGGCGGCCCCGGAAGACGGGACCGCCCCAACAGTGCTGTGCGAGATCAGTGCTTGCCGATGTCCTTGGTCTTCTCCTTCGCCTGCCGCGCGTCGCCCTTCATCTGCTGGGCGCGGCCCTCGGCGGTGAGGCGTTCGTTGCCCACGGCGCGTCCGGCGGCTTCCTTCGCGGCACCGGTGGCCTGCTCGGTCTTCGCCTTGGCCTTCTCGTTGGCGGTCATGGTCCGCTCACGCTCCTTGGCATCGACATCATGTGCTGCCACTCCGAATGACCGCTCAGCCGCCCGTCAAACATCACCGCAATGCTCGGAATTGCGTGTGTGTGGGCGTCGGACGGCGGGGTACACGGGCGCTCGCCGAAGGAAGATTCGATCCTAAGAAGGAGCGGAACGCATGAGCACCGCGGCGCTGGAGCAGACGCAGGACCCGGCCACCCGAGCCGGGGACGAACTCGCTGAACGCGCGTACACGGACCCCTCCTCCATCGCGCCGAGGGACGCGCGGGAGGTCGGCAAGCGTTTCTTCGACCGCCTCACCCAACTCGAAGAGGGCACGCACGAGTACCAGTACGTGCGCAACGCCCTGATCGAGATGAACCTCTCCCTCGTGCAGTACGCGGCCTCCCGGTTCAAGCACCGCGGCCACCAGGAGATGGAAGACATCATCCAGGTCGGCACCATAGGCCTGATCAAGGCCATCGACCGGTTCGAGCTCTCCCGCGAGGTCGAGTTCACGTCCTTCGCCGTCCCTTACATCACCGGGGAGATCAAGCGGTTCTTCCGCGACACCTCCTGGGCCGTGCACGTGCCGCGCCGCCTGCAGGAAGCACGCATCGAACTGTCCAAGGCCACCGAGGAGCTGCGCACCCGTCTGGGCCGGATGCCCTCCACGGCCGAGCTGGCGGAACTGATGCAGCTCAAGCCCTCTGAGGTAGCCGAGGCGCAGAAGGCGTCCAACGGCTACAACGCCGTCTCCCTGAACGCGGCCGTCAACGGCGCCGATGACGAATCCGACACGATGCTCGCGGACTTCATCGGCATCGACGAGCAGTCCTTCGAACTCGTCGAGAACTTCCACTCGCTCGCCCCGCTGATCGCCGGACTCGACGAACGGGAACGCACCCTCATCCATCTCCGCTTCGTCGAGGAGCAGACCCAGCAGCAGATCGCCGACGCGCTCGGCTGCTCGCAGATGCACGTCTCCCGGCTGATCACCCGTCTCGTGGGCAAGCTCCGCGCCGGCCTGCTGGCCACCGACTAGCCCCGCGCGAACCGTCCGGGCGGTGGCGGGTGTAACGGCGGTCTCCTGGGGCACCAGGAGACCGCAAACCCGTACAGAACATACGAGACAGGAGGCAGTCCGTTGACTTCCGAGGCCACCCCCAAGTACACCGTCCCCGGCCTCACGGTCCGGGAGGCCGGCACGGTCATCGAGCTGCTGCAGCAGCGTCTGCACGCGCTCAACGATCTCCACCTCACGCTCAAGCACGTGCACTGGAACGTGGTCGGCCCGCACTTCATCGCCGTGCACCAGATGCTCGACCCGCAGGTCGACCGCGTGCGTGACCTGGCCGACGACGCGGCCGAGCGGCTCGCGGCCCTGGGCGGCATCGCGCACGGCACCCCCGGCGCCCTGGTCAAGGAGCGCACGTGGGACGACTACAGCGTGGGCCGCGCCGACGCCATCGCCCACCTCGGCGCCCTCGACCTCGTCTACACCGGGGTCATCCAGGACGTGCGCGCGGCCATCAAGAAGGTGGGGTCCATCGACCCCGCCACCGAGGATCTGCTGATCGAGCAGCTGCGGGCCCTCGAACAGTTCCAGTGGTTCGTGCGGGCTCACCTGGAGACGGCGGGCGGCACGCTCACCACGGACGGCGCCACGACCGAGGCGGAGGCCGCCGAGAAGTCTTCGGGCGAGTGACTCCCCTCGCGGCTCCGCCGTTCCGGCTCCTCGTACGGTCCTAGGGGCGTACGAGGAGCTGGAACTCGAAGGAGTAGCGCGTGGCGCGGTAGATGTGCGACCCGAACTCGACCGCGCGGCCGGTGTCGTCGAAGGTCGTGCGCTGCATCGTGAGCAGCGGGGCGCCCGCGGGCTCGCCAAGCCGCTCGCCCTCGTCGGTGGCGGCCGCGCGGGCACCCACGGACTGGCGCGCGCTGTGCAGGGTGATGCCCGCGGCGCGCATCAGGCGGTAGAGGCCGGTGGCCTCCAGGCGTGCGGTGTCGAGGTCGATCAGCCCGGACGGGATGTGGTTGCGGAGACAGGCCATGGGTTCCCCGTGGGCCAGTCGGAGCCGCTCGATCAGGTGGACGTCGTCGCCCTCCGCGACACCGAGCGCGGCGGCGACCTCGGCGGACGCGGGCTCGACGGTGTTGCGCAGGACGCGGGTCTCGGGGCGCTGCCCCGCGGCCTCCAGGTCGTCGTAGAGGCTGCTGAGCTCAAGGGGGCGCTTGACCTGGCTGTGCACGACCTGGGTGCCGATGCCCCTGCGGCGCACGAGCAGCCCCTTGTCGACGAGCGACTGGATGGCCTGGCGGACGGTCGGCCTGGAGAGGCCGAGGCGGCCCGCCAGCTCGATCTCGTTGCCGAGCAGGGTGCCCGGCGTCAGGGCCCCGCGCTCGATCGCCGCCTCCAGCTGCTGCGACAGCTGGAAGTACAGCGGGACCGGGCTGCTGCGGTCGACGCCGAGCTGGAGCGAGACGGTCGGGTCCACGGCTGGTTTGTCGGCTGATGTGGGCACGTGGCGAGCGTAGTCGCAGGGAATGATGACGGGAAGTTCTGAAGTTCTGTTGTCCGGACAAAGGATTGACAGGATCGCGGCGCGTGGCGAGGGTGGGTCCATGCGCATCGGACTGATCGGAACGGGTCGTATCGGCACATTTCACTCCGCGGCCCTTCAGCGGCATCCGGAGGTGCATTCGCTGGTCGTCGCGGACGCCGACGCCGGGCGTGCGGCGGGGCTCGCGGCGCGGATCGGTGCGGCATCGGCGTCCTCGGTGGACGACGTCTTCACCGGAAGGGGCCGGTCGGGTGCCGTGGACGCGGTGGTGATCACCGCGGCGACCGCCGCGCACGCCGAGCTGATCGGCAAGGCGGCGCGCGCCGGACTGCCGGTGTTCTGCGAGAAGCCCATCGCCCTCGATCTGCCCGGTACGCTCGCCGCGCTCCGGGAGGTGGAGGCCGCGGGCACGGTGCTCCAGCTCGGCTTCCAGCGGCGATTCGACGCGGGGTACGTGGCGGCGCGCGAGGCCGTGCGGTCGGGGCGGCTCGGGCGGCTGCACACGGTCCGCGCGATGACCTCCGACCCGGCGCCGCCGCCGGCCGCGTATCTCCCGCTCTCCGGCGGGCTCTACCGCGACTGCCTGGTCCACGACTTCGACATGCTGCGCTGGGTGACGGGCCGTGAGGTGACGGAGGTGTACGCGACCGGGTCGGACGCCGGGCCCTCGATGTTCCGCGACGCGGGCGACGTCGACACGGCCGCGGCGGTCCTCACCCTGGACGACGGCACGCTCGCCACGGCGACGGCCACGCGGTGCAACGGCGCGGGCTACGACGTACGGATGGAACTGGCCGGAGAGGACGACCAGATCGCGGTCGGCTTCGACGACCGCACACCCCTGTCGTCCGTGGAACCCGCGGGCCCGCCGCCGCCCGACAAGCCGTGGCCCGGCTTCCTGGAGCGGTTCACTCCGGCGTACGAGGCGGAGCTCGCGGCATTCGTGGATGTCGTGCGCGGCGAGCGGATCAACCCCTGCGACGGCCGCGAGGCTCTGGAGGCGCTGCGGATCGCCGAGGCGTGTGAACTGTCGCGGCGGGAGCGGCGGTTGGTGCCTTTGGCGGAGATCGCCGGGGTCCGATCAGCGGAGATCGCCGGGGCCTGATCACCTGCCCGGTCGGGTCCCTTTACGGGGCGCGTGCTACTCCGCCCCGTCCAGCAGCCCCGCGTCATGCGCCAACAGGGCGACCTGCACCCGGTTGTTGAGGTCCAGCTTCGTCAGGACGCGGGAGACGTGGGCCTTGACGGTGGCCACGCTCAGATAGAGCTCCGCCGCGATGTCCGCGTTCGACGCGCCCCGCCCGACCGCGACCGCCACCTCCCTCTCCCGCTCCCCCAGCAGCGCCAGCCGCTCCAACGCTCTTTCACGACGGCCCTGTTGGGGGTCCACGCCCGTCACCTGCGTGATCAACTGCTGTGTCACCGTGGGCGAGAGCACCGGCTCCCCCGCCGCGACCGCCCGTACCGCCGCGACGATCTCGGCGGGCGGGGTGTCCTTGAGGACGAATCCGGCCGCCCCGGCCCGCAGGGCCCGCAGCACCTGTTCGTCGGCGTGGAAGGTGGTGAGGACGATGACCTCGGGGGCGTCGGGGCGCTTGCGCAGGGCCTCCGTCGCCGCGAGACCGTCCATCGTGGGCATCCGGATGTCCATCAGCACGACGTCGGGGCGGAGCTCGCCGACCAGCGGGGCCACCTGGGAGCCGTCCGCCGCCTCGCCGACGATCTCGATGTCGTCCGCGCCGCCCATCATGAAGGACAGACCGGCGCGGACCAGCGGGTCGTCGTCGACGAGAAGCACGCGGATCGGGTTCATGGACCCACAGTAACGAGCTCCCGGGACCGCCGATCACGCGTGTCGCGCGAGGGCCCGCGGGAGGCCCGCCCGCATCTGTCCCGGCCGGTCAACTGCCCTGTGGTTCATCGGCACTGAGGCCTGGAGCGAGCCTCCTGGGTACGATCGCCGGGATGTCGGCCGGAGGGCGGCCAGGACACGACTGGTTCGTTGCGCGCGAACCGCGGGGCGTTCCGCTGACCGGACAGGACGGTGTGCTGTGAGTGGTGGACAGGGGAGCGGCCGGAGCGCCTGGATACGGCGCTACACGCCGGCGGAGGAGGCGGACCGCCGACTGGTCTGCTTCCCGCACGCGGGAGGTTCGGCCAGCTACTTCCACGGCCTCACGCAACGCCTGGCCCCGGACGTCGACGTCCTTGCGGTGCAGTACCCCGGCCGTCAGGACCGCATCTCGGAGCCGTCCCTGGAGAACATCGCCGACCTCGCCGACCAGGCGTACGAGGCGCTGAAGCCGTGGACCGGCAAGCCGCTCGCGCTGTTCGGCCACAGCATGGGCGCGGTCGTGGCCTTCGAGGTGGCTCTGCGGCTCGCGGCCGACGGCACCGTGCCGCTGCGGCTCTTCCCCTCGGGGCGCCGGGCCCCCTCGCGCTTCCGCGAGGAGAACGTGCACCTGCGGGACGACGACGGCCTGCTGAGGGAGGTGGCGAGCCTCGCGGGCACCGACAGCGCGCTGTTGGCCGACCCGGATATGCGGCGGATGATCCTGCCGTCGCTGCGCGCCGACTACCGCGCTGTCGAGACCTACCGGCACACCGGTGGCAAGCGCCTCGACTGTCCGGTGCTCGCGCTGGCCGGCGCGGACGACCCGAAGGCACCGCTCGACGACGTACGGGCCTGGGGCGAGCACACCACCCGGGAGTTCGCGATGGAGGTGTTCCCCGGCGGCCACTTCTACCTCACCGACGAGATGGCGGCCGTGGCCGCGTTGCTGCGCTCACACCTCACCGCCGCGACCGGGGGCTGAGTCCCACGGCAGCCAGGCGTCGACGCGGAAGCCGCCGTCGTCCGCGGCCCCGTGCTCGATGCGGCCGCCCGCAAGCGTGGCCCGTTCCGTCAGGCCGATCAGCCCCTGCCCGGAACCGGGGACCTTCGGCACCTCTCCGGGCGGCGGCGGGTTGCGCACCGACAGGGTGAGGCCCTCGCCCGGGGCGCCGGAGACCGCGACGGTCACCTCGGCGCCCGGGGCGTGCTTGCGGGCGTTGGTCAGGCCCTCCTGTGCGATGCGGTACGCGGTGCGGCCGACGGCGGCGGGCACGGCGGCCGAGTCGGGGACGCGGTGGTCGAGCGCGACCTTCATGCCCGCCTCGCGCGACTCGGCGACCAGGGTCTCCAGGGCGGCGAGGGTGGGCTGCGGCCGTCCCGACGCCTCGCCGTCGCCGCCACCACGCAGGACGCCGATCACCTCGCGCAGGTCCTGCAGCGCTTCGTGCGCGCTTTCCCGGATGACACCGGCGGCGCGGACGATCTCCTGTTGGGGCGCGTCCGGGCGGAACTCCAGGGCCCCCGCGTGCACGCTGAGCAGGGTGAGGCGGTGGGCGAGCACGTCGTGCATCTCGCGGGCGATCGACTCGCGGGCCAGGCGCTGGGCCTGTGCGGCACGGAGCGTGGCCTCGTTCTCGGCGCGGATCGCGCGGTCGCGCAGGCTGAGCAGGAGGTGGCGGCGCGAGCGCACGAACATGCCCCAGCCGATGACGGAGGCGTTGACCAGCACCCCGAACAGGACGGCGACCAGGAAGGGCACGTCGGCGTCGGGCCGCACCCAGTAGATGAACGGCATCAGACAGATCGAGACCCCGCCGATCCAGCCGACGTACCGGAAGGGCCGGTGCACGGCGAGGGTGAACAGCGCCACGGCGGACGCGCCGCCCGCGGTGTCCGAGACCACGCTGACCAGCACCATGGCGACGGCGAGACCGACCGGCCAGCGCCTGCGCAGCCAGACGGCGGCGCAGGCGAGTGCGCCGATGACCTGGTCGGCCTCCGCGAGGCCGGGCGAGACGTGCGGGTTGTCGCCGACGGCGTCCGCGCCCACCATGCCGATGGCGACGGCGACGAAGAAGCAGGCGAAGTCGACGCCCCAGTCACGCAGGGTCCGCCGGGGCCTGCGCTGGCCGGGGACAGCCGGGGTCTCGTTGCCGCTCATGGTCGACAAATCTACGCACTGCCGGGGCCGTCGGGCGCGGCCCGGACACGATCACCTACCAAAGTCGCACGGGCGGAGACTTTGGGAGGGGGCCGAGGTGAAGAAGCCTCACCCCGTGGCCGATGTGCGTGGGGGGTCCACGGGGCGAGGCTCTTCGGCATGAAGCAGGTACTTGAGGTCCTCGGCGTCCTTCTCCTGATCCAGGGCGTGGCCGCCCTGGTGCACGAGCTGACCGGCCGGCTGCGCGGCTGGGGCGTCGTGCAGCGGATCGGGTTCCTTGACGGCCACGAGATCTACGCGGGCGTCACGCTGATCGTGCTGGCGCTCGCGCTGTTCGGCGTCGCGGAGAGCCGCAGGGCCCGTTAGTACCGTGCCGCGGAATCAGGTGCGTGGCTCAGCAGGTGTGGTCGACCAGGTCGAAGGACTCGTAGTGATCGGCGGTGTAGTAGTCCTCCTTGGTCTTCTCACCGGTCACGATGCGGCGCGCGCCGCGGTCCGGTGAGCCAGGGGTGACCACGGTGTACTCGTGGTAGTAGCTGGAGCTCTGCGCGGGCAGGACGCCTTCCCTGTTCTGGAAGACGGTGCCGTCCTGCGGGTACGGGTAGGGACCGCCCGCCTCGATCAGGTCCAGGGTGTCGTGGGCCTGGTCGGGCAGCTTGGAGTAGCAGATGTCGCCGACGGCGGCGGCGGAAGTGACGGAGTACGCCGTCGACGCGGGGGCGTGGTGGTCCGGGACCGCGCTCGCGGAGGCGGTGACGGGGCCGCCGAGGAGGAGGGCGGCGGCGAGGGCTGTGACGCTCACGATTCGTGGGGGGATTCGCATGCGACCAGTGTGACGCGCGTAGAGGTTGCCGTGTCAACGTCAAGTACGGTGAATTTTCCGGGAGTTAACCAAGCGCCCCCGGTCCGCCGCCGTCAGTCCTTCCGGGCCGCGTCCTTCTCGGCTCGGGCCGCGTCCTTCTCGGCGGCGACACGGGCGGCGATGCGGTGCTCCGCCATGTACTCGCGCATCCGCAGGCTGGTGGCCCCGCTGGTGTAGAGCACCGCGCCGCCCACCGAGAGCGGCACCGAAAGCCCCAGCCAGCCCAGCATCTCCGGCCACCGGCGCTCCGCGCGGCAGTCGTCCCACGTGGCGTCCGCCCAGGTCGGGGCGTCGTCGCCCTCATCCTCGTAGAACAGCATCGACTGGCACTTGCGGCTGCCGGAGGAGTCGTCGCCTTCGCTGAACGGCGCGATCAGCTGGTAGGCGAGCACGAGCCAGATGAGGCCCGCAGCGCCGAGCAGCGCGCCGCCCCAGGCCCGGCGCCGCTGCGCGCTCGTGGCGAAGTCCTGCTCGAAGTGCTCACTCATGGGCTCCCCCTGCGTTCCCCCTGTTGGACTGGCCACGGAAGGTATCACCGCACTCCACGGCCCCAGCTGGTCCCCACCAGAACCAGCACACCTCCCACCAGACCCACCACACCCAGCCGCTCCCCGCCCACCGCGATCCCCACCGCGGCGGCCCACAGCGGCTCCGTCCCGAGCAGCAGGCTCACGCGCGAGGGAGACGTCCTGCGCACCGCCCACATCTGCACGAAGAAGGCGAAGAGCGTGCAGAACACCGAGAGGAAGAGCAGCCCGGCCCACTCGCGCGCCCCGAATCCACCGGCGACGGACCAAGGCGCCTCCCCCGTGCCCGCGGCGGCAAGGACCGCGAACACGGCGACGGCAGAGCCCAGTTGGACGGTGGTGAGCGAGAGCGAGTCTGCGTCTTGGGCGGCCCGCACGGCCTTGATGCGCGACATCGCCAGGACGTGCACCGTGCGCGCGAGCGCCGCCAGGAGGATCAGGCCGTCGCCCGCCGACGGTCGCGTGAAGCCGCCGCCCTGGGTCAGCAGGACCACGCCGAGCACGGACAGCCCCGCCGCTGCGAGGAAGGCGCGCGGCGGCCGCTGCCGTGTCACGGCGGCCTCGGCGAGCGGGGTGAAGATCATGGTGAGGCTGATGATGAGGCCGGCGTTGGTCGCCGATGTGCGGACGACGCCGTACGTCTCCAGGAGGAAGATCCCGCTCAGGATCAGCCCGAGCACCGCCGCCCCGCGCCACTGCGGCGCGGTCAGCGCGCGCAGGCCGCGCCATCCGGCCACCACGAGCGCGGGCAGCACGACGGCGAACCTCAGCACCAGGACGGCGACGACCGTGTGCGTCGTCGTGATGCCCTTCGCGGCGAGATAGCTGGCGCCCCAGACCACGGCCACGAGCAGGACGGGCAGATCGGTGAGCCAGGCGCGGCGCGCTGCGGGCGCGGCGGGAACGGCGAGCGTCGACACGGGGCGCGGTCTCCAACGGATGCGGCGGTGTGGAGACTTCGGCGGCTCTCACGTGGGTCGATCACCGTATCCGGCGGAGATCGGGCCGGGAAGGCGGTGTCCATTTCCCGCCAGCCCCTGTGCACGCCGACCGCTTTCATTGAACCCGCAAGCACTTCTCAGGCATTACCCCGCATACCCACGCGAATGAGGTTCAAGAAATGTCTTCTCTAACCGGCAAGACCGCTCTCGTCACCGGTGGCAGCCGCGGCATCGGGGCGGCGATCGCCCTGCGGCTCGCACAGGAGGGAGCCGATGTCGCGATCACGTACGTCAAGGAGGAGTCGGCCGCTCTCGACGTCGTCGCCAAGATCGAGTCGGCCGGACGGCGCGGGTTCGCCATCAAGGCCGACGCGGCCGACCCCGGTGACGCCGCGGGCGCGGTGGAGCGCGCCGCCGACGACCTGGGCCGCCTGGACATCCTGGTGAACAACGCGGGCATCGGGGTCCTCGCCCCCATCGGGGACCTGGCGCTCTCCGACGTCGACCGGGTGCTCGACATCAACGTACGTTCGGTCTTCCTGGCCTCGCAGGCCGCCGCCGGACGTCTGGCCGACGGGGGCCGGATCATCTCCACCGGATCGGCGCTCACCCGGTACTCCGGTGGTGGCGGCGGCACGCTCTACGCGATGAGCAAGGCGGCGCTGACCGGCATGACGAAGCCCCTGGCCCGGGAGCTCGCCGGGCGCGGGATCACCGTGAACGTGATCCACCCGGGCGCGATCGACACGGACATGAACCCGGCCGACGGCCCGTTCGCCGAGCCGCAGAAGGCGGGGACGGCGCTGGCCCGCTTCGGCTCCGCCGACGAGGTGGCCTCGCTCGTCGCCTATCTCGCCGGTGAGGACGCCGCGTTCATCACGGGCGCGGAGCTCGTGGCCGACGGCGGGTACACCGCGTAACCGCGCGCGGGCATGGTGATGGGGCGCACCGGGGCTGTCCACCCGGTGCGCCCCACGTTCTTCAGGGGGCCTCAGCGGCTCCGGTTCAGCCGCCCAGCTCCTGGTGACGCGCCGTCAGGCGGCTCTGTCCCGCCTCGGTGAGCGAACCGAAGAGGTGCAGGCGGGAGATGCCGCCGTCCGGGAAGATGTCGATGCGCACGTGCGTGCCGACGACCGGGGCGTCCAGGACGAAGCGGTGGTTGGTGTCGGGCTGCAGGCGGGTTCGGGGCAGGGCCTCGAACCACTCGCCGTCCTCGCCGTCACGGACCGAAAGCGCGGCCCAGCCCGCCGAGTTGCCCTTGAGGTAGGCGGTGTCGATCTCGACGGAGCGGATCTCGGACTGGGCCACCAGCTGGTAGCGGATCCAGTCGTTGCCGTTGTCGCGGCGGCGCCGGGTCTCCCAGCCGTCGTCCATCTTGCGGGAGCGGCCCGGCTGGATGGTGTTGGTGGCCGGGGAGTAGAAGCGGTCGGACGCGTCCTCGACCTGGCCGCCGTTCTCCAGGGCGGCGACGTCGAACGTGCCGAGTGCCGCGAGCCACTTGGGGTCGGCGACGACCTCGCCGTAGACGCGCAGGCGGGCGACGCCGCCGTCCGGGTGCTGGTTGACGCGCAGGTGCGTGAAGCGCTGCTCCAGGTCGACGGCGAAGCCGTTGGCCGCGTGGCCGCCGACCGCCGTGCGGGGCACGAGAGTCGTCCACTTCACGTCGTCCGAGAGGAGTTCCTCGGGGGTCGGCGAACCGTCGACGCTGGTGCCCTCGACGGACACGGCCTGCGGGTAGTTGCCGCGGAAGTGGGCGGTGTCGATGACGATGCCGCGCACGACGCCGGGGGCGCCGAGGCGTACGAGCGCCCAGTCGTGGTCGTCGGCGGTGGGCCACGGGTGCTCGCCGGAGACGCCGCGGCGGCGGCGGGTCTCCCAGCCGTCCATGACCTTGCCCTTGTGCCCGAAGTGCTCCGGGTCGAAGACGGCCGGGTGCGCGAGGAGGAGGTTCTCGCGCATCGCGAAGAACTCGTCGTT
This Streptomyces sp. NBC_01283 DNA region includes the following protein-coding sequences:
- a CDS encoding thioesterase II family protein; the protein is MSGGQGSGRSAWIRRYTPAEEADRRLVCFPHAGGSASYFHGLTQRLAPDVDVLAVQYPGRQDRISEPSLENIADLADQAYEALKPWTGKPLALFGHSMGAVVAFEVALRLAADGTVPLRLFPSGRRAPSRFREENVHLRDDDGLLREVASLAGTDSALLADPDMRRMILPSLRADYRAVETYRHTGGKRLDCPVLALAGADDPKAPLDDVRAWGEHTTREFAMEVFPGGHFYLTDEMAAVAALLRSHLTAATGG
- a CDS encoding SDR family oxidoreductase, giving the protein MSSLTGKTALVTGGSRGIGAAIALRLAQEGADVAITYVKEESAALDVVAKIESAGRRGFAIKADAADPGDAAGAVERAADDLGRLDILVNNAGIGVLAPIGDLALSDVDRVLDINVRSVFLASQAAAGRLADGGRIISTGSALTRYSGGGGGTLYAMSKAALTGMTKPLARELAGRGITVNVIHPGAIDTDMNPADGPFAEPQKAGTALARFGSADEVASLVAYLAGEDAAFITGAELVADGGYTA
- a CDS encoding DMT family transporter is translated as MSTLAVPAAPAARRAWLTDLPVLLVAVVWGASYLAAKGITTTHTVVAVLVLRFAVVLPALVVAGWRGLRALTAPQWRGAAVLGLILSGIFLLETYGVVRTSATNAGLIISLTMIFTPLAEAAVTRQRPPRAFLAAAGLSVLGVVLLTQGGGFTRPSAGDGLILLAALARTVHVLAMSRIKAVRAAQDADSLSLTTVQLGSAVAVFAVLAAAGTGEAPWSVAGGFGAREWAGLLFLSVFCTLFAFFVQMWAVRRTSPSRVSLLLGTEPLWAAAVGIAVGGERLGVVGLVGGVLVLVGTSWGRGVR
- the alc gene encoding allantoicase; amino-acid sequence: MTAIPTFTGDASPYGGGDPYADYRTADFPFTQYANLADRQLGAGVIAANDEFFAMRENLLLAHPAVFDPEHFGHKGKVMDGWETRRRRGVSGEHPWPTADDHDWALVRLGAPGVVRGIVIDTAHFRGNYPQAVSVEGTSVDGSPTPEELLSDDVKWTTLVPRTAVGGHAANGFAVDLEQRFTHLRVNQHPDGGVARLRVYGEVVADPKWLAALGTFDVAALENGGQVEDASDRFYSPATNTIQPGRSRKMDDGWETRRRRDNGNDWIRYQLVAQSEIRSVEIDTAYLKGNSAGWAALSVRDGEDGEWFEALPRTRLQPDTNHRFVLDAPVVGTHVRIDIFPDGGISRLHLFGSLTEAGQSRLTARHQELGG
- a CDS encoding sensor histidine kinase encodes the protein MSGNETPAVPGQRRPRRTLRDWGVDFACFFVAVAIGMVGADAVGDNPHVSPGLAEADQVIGALACAAVWLRRRWPVGLAVAMVLVSVVSDTAGGASAVALFTLAVHRPFRYVGWIGGVSICLMPFIYWVRPDADVPFLVAVLFGVLVNASVIGWGMFVRSRRHLLLSLRDRAIRAENEATLRAAQAQRLARESIAREMHDVLAHRLTLLSVHAGALEFRPDAPQQEIVRAAGVIRESAHEALQDLREVIGVLRGGGDGEASGRPQPTLAALETLVAESREAGMKVALDHRVPDSAAVPAAVGRTAYRIAQEGLTNARKHAPGAEVTVAVSGAPGEGLTLSVRNPPPPGEVPKVPGSGQGLIGLTERATLAGGRIEHGAADDGGFRVDAWLPWDSAPGRGGEV
- a CDS encoding ribonuclease domain-containing protein, with protein sequence MRIPPRIVSVTALAAALLLGGPVTASASAVPDHHAPASTAYSVTSAAAVGDICYSKLPDQAHDTLDLIEAGGPYPYPQDGTVFQNREGVLPAQSSSYYHEYTVVTPGSPDRGARRIVTGEKTKEDYYTADHYESFDLVDHTC